One window of Paenibacillus sp. JQZ6Y-1 genomic DNA carries:
- a CDS encoding xanthine phosphoribosyltransferase, with translation MELLRNKVIDEGIVLPGNVLKVDSFLNHQMDPVLMQEIGREFKRRFAEAGVNRILTIESSGIAPGIMTALEMQVPLIFARKQKSLTLTEDIFVETAYSYTKQQSNDITVSKKFIQPGDKVLVIDDFLANGEAAFALARIVKQAGAEVAGIGIVIEKSFQPGADLLTGEGYRLESLVRIAGLEDGGVQFAD, from the coding sequence ATGGAACTACTGCGCAATAAGGTAATAGACGAAGGAATTGTCCTGCCCGGTAACGTCCTGAAAGTCGACTCGTTTCTGAATCACCAGATGGACCCCGTATTGATGCAGGAGATTGGTCGCGAATTTAAGCGCCGGTTCGCCGAGGCGGGTGTCAACCGTATTCTCACGATTGAATCGTCAGGTATTGCGCCGGGGATTATGACGGCGCTAGAAATGCAGGTACCGCTGATTTTTGCTCGTAAACAAAAGTCGCTCACGCTGACTGAGGATATTTTCGTGGAAACGGCGTATTCGTATACGAAGCAGCAGAGCAATGATATTACCGTCTCCAAAAAGTTCATTCAGCCCGGCGACAAGGTACTGGTTATCGACGACTTTCTCGCCAACGGGGAAGCAGCATTTGCGTTGGCACGGATCGTGAAGCAGGCAGGAGCAGAAGTGGCGGGAATCGGTATCGTGATCGAAAAGTCTTTCCAGCCGGGTGCCGATCTGCTAACAGGCGAAGGCTATCGACTGGAATCACTAGTACGCATTGCAGGGCTGGAAGATGGCGGCGTGCAGTTTGCTGACTGA
- a CDS encoding ABC transporter ATP-binding protein, translating to MNRNPLQSVNTIQHPTEPQPAILLEQVCKARRDHMIGPLNWSVPQGYVTALVGENGTGKSTLLHMLLRTVYPDRGDIHWFGHHYASELPIELRQQIAYIGDGSSPEENRMTAHEAAAFRAQWYPRWNAERFEQLLETLNVPSNARLSKVSKGQRQKFELAAALASSPRLLLLDEPSSGLDPFAWKDMLDVLHTYMDSGEITMIITTHRMEEVKRLADYVALMHHGQIVGMREKDELYQQWKEIWLEPHPQSGAADAELLRDWHGILEWEQRSDGSVRILTADADALVQIANENGITLQVRGLEWEELLLCWVRHHQMNVNREVQS from the coding sequence ATGAACCGCAATCCTTTGCAAAGCGTCAATACTATACAGCATCCAACGGAGCCGCAACCGGCAATCCTGCTAGAGCAAGTATGCAAAGCAAGACGTGATCATATGATCGGTCCGCTGAATTGGAGTGTTCCACAGGGGTATGTGACTGCACTCGTCGGCGAGAACGGTACCGGCAAAAGCACACTGCTACATATGCTGCTGCGCACAGTTTACCCAGATCGTGGAGATATTCACTGGTTCGGTCATCACTATGCAAGCGAGCTGCCGATCGAGCTGCGTCAGCAGATTGCGTATATCGGCGATGGTTCTTCGCCAGAGGAAAATCGCATGACTGCCCATGAGGCAGCAGCCTTCCGCGCTCAGTGGTATCCACGCTGGAATGCGGAGCGATTCGAACAGCTATTGGAGACGCTGAATGTACCATCCAATGCTCGTCTGTCCAAAGTATCCAAAGGGCAGCGGCAAAAGTTTGAATTGGCGGCAGCACTGGCATCCTCGCCACGTTTACTGCTGCTGGATGAGCCATCGTCTGGTCTGGACCCGTTTGCTTGGAAGGATATGCTGGATGTGCTGCATACGTATATGGATAGCGGCGAGATTACGATGATCATCACTACGCACCGGATGGAGGAAGTGAAGCGCCTTGCCGATTATGTGGCGCTCATGCACCACGGTCAGATCGTTGGTATGCGGGAAAAGGACGAGTTGTATCAGCAATGGAAAGAAATCTGGCTTGAGCCGCATCCACAGTCTGGTGCCGCCGATGCCGAGTTGCTGCGTGATTGGCATGGCATATTGGAATGGGAGCAGCGAAGCGATGGCTCGGTACGCATCCTGACCGCCGATGCCGACGCGTTGGTGCAGATTGCGAACGAAAATGGTATCACTTTACAAGTACGTGGATTGGAATGGGAAGAACTGCTGTTATGCTGGGTACGCCATCATCAAATGAATGTGAACAGGGAGGTCCAATCATG
- a CDS encoding GntR family transcriptional regulator yields the protein MRIPVQINEHSAEPLYRQVENQLRALIISGQLQEGILLPSIREFAADLKCSVITIRRVYQDLENEGLLRTRQGTGTFVTGVEEELRSRMGEEQVRQLIDDMIVRSYNLGWTRQQLSRLIEDMLNKHDDQQT from the coding sequence ATGAGAATACCTGTGCAAATTAATGAACATAGTGCGGAGCCGCTGTATCGTCAGGTGGAGAATCAGCTTCGTGCGCTGATCATCAGTGGACAACTGCAAGAAGGCATATTGCTTCCATCGATCCGTGAGTTTGCCGCTGATCTGAAGTGTAGCGTGATCACGATTCGGCGCGTGTATCAGGACTTGGAAAATGAAGGGCTACTGCGTACCCGTCAAGGAACGGGAACCTTTGTGACTGGCGTGGAGGAGGAGCTTCGTAGCCGAATGGGAGAGGAACAAGTGCGTCAGCTAATCGACGATATGATCGTACGCAGCTACAATCTGGGCTGGACACGGCAGCAATTGAGTCGTTTGATTGAAGACATGCTCAACAAGCATGACGACCAACAGACATAA
- a CDS encoding helix-turn-helix domain-containing protein, translating into MFAQRLKQLRKRRNMSMKEVADYVGVAKSTYAGYESGYRQPTLETIQAIARKLSTTSDYLLGLTEQFDPVLQNTNAREFLNYAHLHWDGVPLEADDLQLIRQLLERVVRDRAQSEEEHH; encoded by the coding sequence TTGTTCGCCCAACGCCTCAAACAACTTCGCAAACGGCGAAATATGTCGATGAAGGAAGTCGCAGATTATGTTGGAGTAGCCAAAAGTACGTATGCAGGCTATGAATCTGGGTATCGTCAACCAACCCTGGAAACCATCCAGGCTATTGCGCGCAAGCTGAGTACAACGTCCGATTATCTGCTTGGCTTAACTGAGCAGTTTGATCCTGTTTTGCAAAATACGAATGCCCGTGAATTTCTCAATTATGCCCATTTGCATTGGGACGGCGTTCCGCTTGAGGCCGATGATCTGCAATTGATTCGTCAGCTACTGGAGCGTGTTGTGCGGGATCGTGCCCAATCTGAGGAAGAACATCATTAA
- a CDS encoding UDP-glucose dehydrogenase family protein, protein MKITVIGTGYVGLVSGVCFAEVGNTVTCVDKIPAKIETLNNGEVPIYEPGLKEIMLRNVEAGRLSFTTDLSASVPDSDLIIIAVGTPPLPSGEANLEYIEAAAREIALSIQGYTVVAVKSTVPVGTNERVNSIIGSLTDQPYDTASMPEFLREGSAVKDAFNPDRLVIGVETQAAADVLVALHKPLTENLVVTDIRSAEMIKYASNAFLATKISFINEIANICDKVGADVDQVARGMGMDRRIGASFLNAGIGYGGSCFPKDTHALIQIAGNVEYDFKLLKSVVEVNQSQRWAVIDKLLDALGTLKGKKVAVWGLAFKPDTDDVREAPSLEIVPKLVEFGALPQVFDPVAADNFRREYDHPSITYAANALEAARGADAICLLTEWGEFVNIDLAEVEAIMGQSVLIDGRNVYSADRIKTTGFDYHSMGRPALLRDNSIVAK, encoded by the coding sequence ATGAAAATTACGGTTATTGGTACAGGTTATGTGGGTCTGGTATCTGGCGTATGCTTTGCAGAAGTCGGTAATACAGTTACTTGCGTTGACAAAATTCCAGCGAAAATCGAAACGCTCAACAACGGTGAGGTACCGATCTATGAGCCGGGCTTGAAGGAGATCATGCTGCGTAACGTCGAAGCAGGTCGTCTGTCCTTTACAACTGATCTGAGCGCTTCGGTACCAGATTCGGATCTGATCATTATCGCCGTAGGTACACCGCCGCTTCCGTCCGGTGAAGCCAATCTGGAATATATCGAGGCAGCAGCGCGCGAGATTGCGCTTTCAATTCAAGGGTACACAGTAGTTGCGGTTAAAAGTACCGTTCCTGTCGGCACCAACGAACGCGTCAACAGCATCATTGGCAGCTTGACCGACCAACCGTACGATACAGCGTCGATGCCTGAATTCCTGCGCGAAGGCTCTGCTGTGAAGGATGCCTTTAACCCAGATCGTCTCGTAATCGGTGTGGAAACACAAGCCGCAGCTGACGTGCTGGTTGCCCTGCACAAGCCGCTGACTGAGAATCTGGTCGTTACAGACATTCGCAGTGCGGAAATGATCAAATACGCATCCAATGCGTTCCTAGCTACCAAAATTTCTTTCATCAACGAAATTGCCAACATTTGCGATAAAGTCGGTGCGGATGTGGATCAAGTCGCACGTGGTATGGGTATGGACCGTCGTATCGGCGCTTCCTTCCTAAATGCGGGTATCGGCTATGGTGGTTCTTGCTTCCCGAAAGATACGCATGCACTGATTCAAATCGCAGGTAACGTCGAGTATGACTTCAAACTGCTGAAATCGGTCGTTGAGGTGAACCAGTCGCAGCGTTGGGCAGTGATTGACAAGCTGCTGGATGCACTGGGTACACTGAAAGGTAAAAAAGTTGCGGTCTGGGGTCTGGCGTTCAAACCAGATACGGACGATGTGCGTGAAGCACCATCCCTGGAGATCGTACCGAAACTGGTTGAATTCGGAGCATTGCCACAGGTGTTTGATCCGGTAGCAGCCGACAACTTCCGTCGCGAGTATGATCACCCATCCATCACGTATGCAGCAAATGCACTGGAAGCTGCGCGCGGCGCTGATGCGATCTGCCTGCTCACCGAATGGGGCGAGTTCGTGAATATCGATTTGGCAGAAGTGGAAGCCATTATGGGCCAATCCGTTCTGATCGACGGTCGCAACGTATACAGCGCGGATCGAATCAAAACGACTGGCTTCGACTACCATTCTATGGGTCGTCCGGCACTGCTGCGTGATAATTCTATAGTAGCCAAATAA
- a CDS encoding MGDG synthase family glycosyltransferase codes for MQHNSCVLIVYASYGDGHLQAARSLYDSLLAQGVQRVILLDLMAEAHPLINEVTRFIYMQSFKTIPHLYGWVYHSTREMKANSPFSHWLHSFGIRRLRQVLDTEQPQLIVHTFPQLTLPHLKTRWGLNIPLINILTDYDLHGRWLHPHIDHYYVPSAHMRNEAIQRGVPASSISVAGIPLHHSFEQYPSERHERQALKQRLREQAGLHPHKKTVLLLAGAYGVLKNVHEVCDEIVQRQDTQLVVICGKNQSLCRDLSKSYGHYEHIHIEGFTRRMSDWMMLSDCAVTKPGGITMSECIRCELPVFLLKPVPGQELANALYLQQEGIAEVCHSAAELSQALGAALDQPERLEQMRSKMDALHMPDAAGYITNDLITRYLDAPATDTATVPLRILNKLSKGVYR; via the coding sequence ATGCAGCACAATTCCTGTGTTCTGATTGTATATGCAAGTTATGGCGACGGTCATCTACAGGCAGCGCGTTCCCTGTACGATAGCCTGCTGGCGCAGGGCGTGCAGCGGGTGATCCTACTTGATCTGATGGCGGAGGCACATCCGTTGATCAATGAAGTCACCCGATTCATCTATATGCAGAGCTTCAAGACGATTCCGCATCTGTATGGCTGGGTATACCATTCGACCCGTGAGATGAAAGCCAATTCGCCCTTTTCCCATTGGCTACATTCGTTTGGCATTCGGCGGTTGCGTCAAGTGCTGGATACCGAGCAGCCACAGCTGATCGTGCATACCTTTCCCCAGCTGACGCTACCGCATCTGAAAACGCGCTGGGGCTTGAATATTCCGTTGATCAATATTTTGACCGATTACGATCTTCATGGACGCTGGCTGCATCCGCATATTGACCATTATTATGTGCCGTCTGCCCATATGCGCAATGAAGCGATCCAGCGCGGCGTTCCCGCATCCAGCATCAGCGTAGCAGGCATTCCGCTGCATCACAGCTTTGAGCAGTATCCGTCGGAACGCCATGAACGACAAGCATTGAAGCAGCGTCTGCGAGAACAAGCAGGGCTGCATCCACATAAAAAGACAGTACTGCTACTGGCAGGTGCTTATGGCGTGCTGAAAAATGTACATGAAGTGTGCGACGAGATCGTCCAGCGTCAAGATACTCAGTTAGTCGTCATTTGCGGTAAAAATCAGTCGCTCTGTCGCGATCTGAGCAAAAGCTACGGTCATTACGAACATATCCATATCGAAGGCTTCACCCGCCGTATGAGCGACTGGATGATGCTCAGCGATTGCGCCGTCACCAAGCCCGGTGGGATTACGATGTCCGAATGTATCCGCTGTGAGCTGCCCGTTTTCCTGCTCAAGCCGGTACCGGGGCAGGAGCTTGCCAATGCGCTCTATTTACAGCAGGAAGGCATCGCTGAGGTGTGCCATTCCGCCGCAGAGTTATCGCAGGCACTGGGCGCAGCGCTGGATCAACCAGAGCGGCTAGAACAGATGCGCAGCAAGATGGACGCTTTGCATATGCCGGATGCAGCAGGTTATATCACCAATGATCTGATCACACGCTATTTGGACGCACCAGCTACCGATACGGCAACTGTACCGCTGCGAATATTGAATAAGCTAAGTAAGGGCGTATATCGTTAA
- a CDS encoding serine hydrolase domain-containing protein, which translates to MNDTHFFLQEVAERYPGVNSFLIARGGQLVQESYYNGYTPSRLADLRSATKSFTSILTGMAMQEYGIPSVEERIEQWLGDLFPPHPSSLLQETTIRHLLTMTTGFAWKTGKKLGEPDIHSFHRSRGWSRSALRRQIVPDMRDVFQYRSIDTHLLSVLISRWSGQDAFTYANDRLFAPLGIEQVAWSPSPEGHSIGHVGLCMTPRDMLKFGICCMQQGRWQDQQVIPAHWLEQSFQPHTEGYAGFGHYGYGWWNGVQDGEDYVCAHGHGGQEIILLPKWDTVVVFTSESKVRKYKNPRHLLPELLFPLLHASSNPTTSNPTN; encoded by the coding sequence ATGAATGATACACATTTCTTCTTGCAGGAGGTAGCGGAACGGTATCCGGGTGTGAATAGCTTCCTGATCGCCCGAGGTGGACAACTGGTACAGGAAAGCTATTATAATGGATATACACCAAGTCGTTTGGCAGATTTGCGCTCGGCTACCAAAAGCTTCACATCCATACTAACAGGCATGGCAATGCAGGAATACGGCATACCGAGCGTAGAGGAACGGATTGAGCAATGGCTGGGTGATCTATTTCCTCCACATCCTTCGTCTCTTTTACAGGAAACGACGATTCGGCATCTGCTGACGATGACAACCGGATTCGCTTGGAAGACTGGCAAGAAGCTCGGGGAGCCGGATATTCATTCCTTTCATCGTAGTCGCGGCTGGAGCCGTTCAGCACTACGGCGTCAGATTGTACCGGATATGCGCGATGTGTTCCAATATCGGAGTATTGACACACATCTATTATCCGTACTGATCAGTCGCTGGAGCGGACAGGATGCGTTTACGTATGCAAATGACCGCTTATTCGCTCCACTCGGCATTGAGCAGGTCGCTTGGTCGCCATCGCCGGAAGGTCATTCGATTGGTCATGTCGGGTTATGTATGACGCCGCGCGATATGCTGAAATTCGGCATTTGCTGTATGCAGCAGGGACGCTGGCAGGATCAGCAGGTGATTCCGGCGCACTGGCTGGAGCAATCATTTCAGCCCCATACAGAAGGCTACGCTGGCTTTGGTCACTATGGATATGGCTGGTGGAACGGCGTACAGGATGGCGAAGATTATGTCTGCGCCCACGGACATGGCGGTCAGGAGATCATTCTGCTGCCCAAATGGGATACTGTCGTTGTATTCACGTCCGAGAGCAAAGTACGTAAATACAAAAATCCGCGGCATTTGCTGCCGGAGTTATTATTTCCATTGCTTCATGCGAGCAGTAATCCAACAACCAGCAATCCAACCAATTAA